A stretch of Gorilla gorilla gorilla isolate KB3781 chromosome 9, NHGRI_mGorGor1-v2.1_pri, whole genome shotgun sequence DNA encodes these proteins:
- the KDM4D gene encoding lysine-specific demethylase 4D: METMKSKANCAQNPNCNIMIFHPTKEEFNDFDKYIAYMESQGAHRAGLAKIIPPKEWKARETYDNISEILIATPLQQVASGRAGVFTQYHKKKKAMTVGEYRHLANSKKYQTPPHQNFEDLERKYWKNRIYNSPIYGADISGSLFDENTKQWNLGHLGTIQDLLEKECGVVIEGVNTPYLYFGMWKTTFAWHTEDMDLYSINYLHLGEPKTWYVVPPEHGQRLERLARELFPGSSRGCGAFLRHKVALISPTVLKENGIPFNRITQEAGEFMVTFPYGYHAGFNHGFNCAEAINFATPRWIDYGKMASQCSCGEARVTFSMDAFVRILQPERYELWKRGQDQAVVDHMEPRVPASQELSTQKEVQLPRRAALGLRQLPSHWARHSPWPMAARSGTQCHTLVCSSLPRRSAVSGTATQPRAAAVHSSKKPSSTPSSTPGPSAQIIHPSNGRRGRGRPPQKLRAQELTLQTPAKRPLLAGTTCTASGPEPEPLPEDGALMDKPVPLSPGLQHPVKASGCSWAPVP, encoded by the coding sequence ATGGAAACTATGAAGTCTAAGGCCAACTGTGCCCAGAATCCAAATTGTAACATAATGATATTTCATCCAACCAAAGAAGAGTTTAAtgattttgataaatatattgcTTACATGGAATCCCAAGGTGCACACAGAGCTGGCTTGGCTAAGATAATTCCACCCAAAGAATGGAAAGCCAGAGAGACCTATGATAATATCAGTGAAATCTTAATAGCCACTCCCCTCCAGCAGGTGGCCTCTGGGCGGGCAGGGGTGTTTACTCAataccataaaaaaaagaaagccatgaCTGTGGGGGAGTATCGCCATTTGGCAAACAGTAAAAAATATCAGACTCCACCACACCAGAATTTCGAAGATTTGGAGCGAAAATACTGGAAGAACCGCATCTATAATTCACCAATTTATGGTGCTGACATCAGTGGCTCCTTGTTTGATGAAAACACTAAACAATGGAATCTTGGGCACCTGGGAACAATTCAGGACCTGCTGGAAAAGGAATGTGGGGTTGTCATAGAAGGCGTCAATACACCCTACTTGTACTTTGGCATGTGGAAAACCACGTTTGCTTGGCATACAGAGGACATGGACCTTTACAGCATCAACTACCTGCACCTTGGGGAGCCCAAAACTTGGTATGTGGTGCCCCCAGAACATGGCCAGCGCCTGGAACGCCTGGCCAGGGAGCTCTTCCCAGGCAGTTCCCGGGGTTGTGGGGCCTTCCTGCGGCACAAGGTGGCCCTCATCTCGCCTACAGTTCTCAAGGAAAATGGGATTCCCTTCAATCGCataactcaggaggctggagagtTCATGGTGACCTTTCCCTATGGCTACCATGCTGGCTTCAATCATGGCTTCAACTGCGCAGAGGCCATCAATTTTGCCACTCCACGATGGATTGATTATGGCAAAATGGCCTCCCAGTGTAGCTGTGGGGAGGCAAGGGTGACCTTTTCCATGGATGCCTTCGTGCGCATCCTGCAACCAGAACGCTATGAGCTGTGGAAACGTGGGCAAGACCAGGCAGTTGTGGACCACATGGAGCCCAGGGTACCAGCCAGCCAAGAGCTGAGCACCCAGAAGGAAGTCCAGTTACCCAGGAGAGCAGCGCTGGGCCTGAGACAACTCCCTTCCCACTGGGCCCGGCATTCCCCTTGGCCTATGGCTGCCCGCAGTGGGACACAGTGCCACACGCTTGTGTGTTCTTCACTCCCACGCCGATCTGCAGTTAGTGGCACTGCTACGCAGCCCCGGGCTGCTGCTGTCCACAGCTCTAAGAAGCCCAGCTCAACTCCATCATCCACCCCTGGTCCATCTGCACAGATTATCCACCCGTCAAATGGCAGACGTGGTCGTGGTCGCCCCCCTCAGAAACTGAGAGCTCAGGAGCTGACCCTCCAGACTCCAGCCAAGAGGCCCCTCTTGGCGGGCACAACATGCACAGCTTCGGGCCCAGAACCTGAGCCCCTACCTGAGGATGGGGCTTTGATGGACAAGCCTGTACCACTGAGCCCAGGGCTCCAGCATCCTGTCAAGGCTTCTGGGTGCAGCTGGGCCCCTGTGCCCTAA